Proteins encoded within one genomic window of Mesorhizobium sp. AR10:
- a CDS encoding SET domain-containing protein, translating to MLLVDVYLDKSAIQGIGVFAKNYIPRGTLVWKLDPNYDRRIEVETYEQETGPVKEYLDRYSYPDRRDPNYIVFEADDARFMNHADEPNCDVSSPEETYALRDIAPGEEMTCDYNHFFETGFDFLGDRHLSSEG from the coding sequence ATGTTGCTCGTCGACGTCTATCTCGACAAATCGGCCATCCAGGGCATCGGTGTGTTCGCCAAGAACTACATCCCCCGTGGCACGCTGGTCTGGAAGCTCGATCCCAATTACGACCGGCGCATCGAGGTCGAGACCTACGAGCAGGAAACCGGGCCGGTCAAAGAATATCTCGACCGCTATTCCTACCCCGACCGGCGCGACCCGAACTACATCGTCTTCGAAGCTGACGACGCGCGCTTCATGAACCATGCCGATGAACCGAATTGCGACGTCTCCTCGCCCGAGGAAACATACGCGTTACGCGACATCGCGCCCGGCGAGGAAATGACCTGCGACTACAATCATTTCTTCGAAACCGGCTTCGACTTCCTCGGCGACCGCCACCTGTCGTCTGAGGGTTAG
- a CDS encoding cytochrome c produces MPLLKKLVGAALVLGGVGAVAGWLLSAPVRLDAETLAQLGPGDAARGKRIFNAGGCTSCHSKPGSQGDARLQLVGGLQLKTPFGTFVPPNISQDAKDGIGLWTVEDLANAMLKGVSPTGEHFYPAFPYASYARMKPADIADLYAFLKTLPAVAGKAPDNSLSFPFNIRRGLGLWKRLYLSNEPVIAFPDGTPDPVMVGRYLVEGPGHCGECHTPRDIAGGTKKGQWLAGAVAAEGSGIVPNITSGEGGIGEWSQADIANYLETGFTPDFDSVGGAMVEVQKNMAALAPEDRAAISAYLKAIPPHPNGYPARKKPAS; encoded by the coding sequence ATGCCCTTGCTGAAAAAACTCGTCGGCGCCGCCCTTGTTCTGGGTGGCGTCGGCGCGGTTGCCGGTTGGCTGCTGTCGGCGCCGGTCAGGCTCGACGCTGAAACCCTGGCGCAGCTCGGCCCCGGCGATGCCGCCAGGGGCAAGCGCATTTTCAACGCCGGTGGTTGCACATCCTGTCATTCGAAGCCGGGCTCGCAAGGCGACGCCCGCCTGCAATTGGTCGGCGGTCTCCAACTCAAGACGCCGTTCGGGACCTTCGTGCCGCCCAACATTTCTCAGGATGCCAAGGACGGCATCGGCTTGTGGACGGTGGAAGACCTGGCCAACGCCATGCTGAAGGGCGTGTCACCGACCGGCGAACATTTCTACCCGGCCTTTCCCTATGCATCTTACGCGCGCATGAAGCCGGCAGACATTGCCGATCTCTACGCCTTCCTCAAGACACTTCCGGCGGTCGCCGGCAAGGCACCAGACAACTCGTTGAGTTTTCCCTTCAACATCCGTCGCGGTCTCGGGCTGTGGAAACGGCTCTATTTGAGCAATGAGCCGGTGATTGCTTTCCCCGACGGCACGCCGGACCCGGTCATGGTCGGTCGTTATCTTGTCGAAGGGCCTGGCCACTGCGGCGAATGCCACACGCCGCGTGATATTGCCGGTGGCACCAAGAAGGGCCAATGGCTGGCCGGTGCCGTAGCCGCCGAAGGCAGCGGCATCGTGCCGAACATCACCTCGGGCGAGGGCGGGATCGGCGAGTGGTCGCAGGCCGATATCGCCAACTATCTCGAAACCGGTTTCACGCCCGATTTCGATTCCGTCGGTGGCGCGATGGTCGAAGTGCAGAAGAACATGGCCGCGCTGGCGCCCGAAGACCGCGCGGCGATATCAGCCTATCTGAAGGCAATACCGCCGCATCCGAACGGCTATCCGGCGCGCAAAAAGCCCGCCAGCTAA
- a CDS encoding c-type cytochrome: MRKLVIAISMLALAGSAAFADPILDRQALMKERGKIAGGLSKVVKGEEAFDAASVLTALQALQANAEKLDVDALFPTGSDTGDTTAAPKIWEDMAGFKAANDKYLADVKAAVAAAPADADALKAQFDTIGGDCGTCHQSYRIKKG; encoded by the coding sequence ATGAGAAAGCTTGTCATCGCCATCTCTATGCTCGCTCTCGCCGGTTCGGCGGCGTTTGCCGATCCGATCCTCGATCGGCAGGCCCTGATGAAGGAACGTGGAAAGATTGCCGGCGGATTGTCGAAAGTGGTCAAGGGTGAGGAGGCTTTCGACGCAGCTTCCGTGCTGACGGCACTGCAGGCGCTGCAGGCGAATGCCGAAAAACTCGATGTCGACGCACTTTTCCCGACCGGCAGCGACACCGGCGACACCACGGCGGCTCCGAAAATCTGGGAAGACATGGCCGGCTTCAAGGCGGCCAACGACAAGTATCTCGCCGATGTAAAGGCTGCTGTCGCTGCGGCCCCTGCGGATGCCGATGCCTTGAAGGCGCAATTCGACACCATCGGCGGCGATTGCGGCACCTGCCATCAGTCCTACAGGATCAAAAAGGGCTGA
- a CDS encoding superoxide dismutase, giving the protein MAFELPALPYDYEALQPYMSKETLEFHHDKHHKAYVDNGNKLAAEAGLGDLSVEEVVKQSFGKNAGLFNNAAQHYNHIHFWKWMKKGGGGTKLPGALQKAVDSDLGGYDKFKADFIAAGTTQFGSGWAWVSVKDGKLAISKTPNGENPLVHGATPILGVDVWEHSYYIDYRNARPKYLEAFVDSLINWDHVLELYEKA; this is encoded by the coding sequence ATGGCTTTTGAATTGCCCGCCTTGCCCTACGATTACGAGGCCCTGCAGCCTTACATGTCGAAAGAGACGCTGGAGTTTCACCACGACAAGCACCACAAGGCCTATGTCGACAACGGGAACAAGCTGGCCGCCGAGGCAGGCCTTGGCGATTTGTCGGTCGAGGAGGTTGTAAAACAGTCCTTCGGCAAGAATGCCGGGCTCTTCAACAATGCCGCCCAGCACTACAACCACATCCATTTCTGGAAGTGGATGAAGAAGGGCGGTGGCGGCACCAAATTGCCGGGCGCCCTGCAGAAGGCCGTCGACAGCGACCTGGGCGGTTACGACAAGTTCAAGGCGGATTTCATCGCCGCCGGAACCACCCAGTTCGGCTCGGGCTGGGCCTGGGTCTCGGTCAAGGACGGCAAGCTGGCGATCTCGAAGACGCCGAATGGCGAGAACCCGCTCGTCCATGGCGCCACACCCATCCTGGGCGTCGATGTCTGGGAACACTCCTACTACATCGACTATCGCAATGCCCGGCCGAAATATCTCGAGGCCTTCGTCGACAGTCTCATCAACTGGGACCATGTCCTCGAACTTTACGAAAAGGCTTGA
- a CDS encoding branched-chain amino acid aminotransferase — protein sequence MTLAAAAQSATWTFVDGDWYEGNVAILGPRSHAMWLGTSVFDGARWFEGVAPDLKLHAARVNSSAIALGLKPSMSPDKIVGLTWDGLKKFDGKTAVYIRPMYWAEHGGYMGVPADPASTRFCLCLYESPMISPTGFSVTVSPFRRPTIETMPTNAKAGCLYPNNGRAILEAKMRGFDNALVLDMLGNVAETGTSNIFLVKDSHVLTPAPNGTFLSGITRSRTMTLLGEYGFKTTEKTLSVRDFLEADEIFSTGNHSKVVPITRIEDRNLQPGPVAKKARELYWDWAHSTSAG from the coding sequence ATGACACTGGCGGCGGCGGCGCAATCGGCGACATGGACCTTCGTCGACGGCGACTGGTACGAAGGCAACGTTGCCATTCTCGGGCCGCGCAGCCATGCCATGTGGCTCGGCACCAGTGTGTTCGACGGCGCTCGCTGGTTCGAGGGTGTGGCCCCGGACCTCAAGCTCCATGCCGCGCGGGTGAATTCCTCGGCGATCGCGCTTGGCCTCAAACCGTCGATGAGCCCCGACAAGATCGTCGGGCTGACCTGGGACGGGTTGAAGAAATTCGACGGCAAGACGGCGGTCTACATCAGGCCGATGTACTGGGCCGAGCATGGCGGCTATATGGGCGTGCCGGCCGACCCGGCCTCGACCCGTTTCTGCCTCTGCCTCTACGAATCGCCGATGATCTCGCCCACCGGCTTTTCGGTCACGGTGTCGCCGTTCCGGCGGCCGACCATCGAAACCATGCCGACCAATGCCAAGGCCGGCTGCCTTTATCCCAACAACGGCCGGGCCATCCTCGAGGCCAAGATGCGGGGCTTCGACAACGCGCTCGTGCTCGACATGCTCGGCAATGTCGCCGAGACCGGAACCTCGAACATTTTCCTGGTCAAGGACAGCCACGTCCTGACGCCGGCGCCGAACGGCACGTTCCTCTCCGGCATCACCCGTTCGCGGACGATGACGCTGCTTGGCGAGTACGGATTCAAAACCACCGAAAAGACGCTGTCGGTGCGCGATTTTCTTGAGGCAGACGAAATCTTCTCGACCGGAAACCATTCGAAAGTCGTGCCGATCACCCGCATCGAGGATCGCAATCTCCAGCCCGGACCGGTGGCAAAGAAGGCGCGCGAGCTCTATTGGGATTGGGCGCATTCGACGTCCGCCGGTTGA
- a CDS encoding haloacid dehalogenase type II has translation MHYGAYVFDAYGTLFDVHAAVRRHADQIGPDGQLLSEIWRAKQLEYSWVRTLMGAYADFWQLTEQALDFALRKVPSADKGLKANLLEAYWRLDCYPEVPAVLKALKASGAKLAILSNGSPEMLEAAVKSAALDQVLDDIYSVDSVKRFKTDPSVYDLVTTGWRLYPGAVSFQSSNRWDIAGAAKFGFRTVWINRSNQPEEYRDFPPALILPSLEGLLTGG, from the coding sequence ATGCACTACGGGGCTTACGTTTTCGATGCCTACGGCACGCTGTTCGACGTGCACGCCGCCGTGCGTCGTCACGCCGACCAGATCGGGCCGGACGGCCAACTCCTGTCGGAGATCTGGCGCGCCAAGCAGCTGGAGTATTCCTGGGTGAGGACGCTGATGGGCGCCTATGCCGATTTCTGGCAGCTGACCGAACAGGCACTCGACTTCGCCTTGCGCAAGGTTCCCTCCGCCGACAAGGGGCTCAAGGCCAACCTGCTCGAGGCCTATTGGCGGCTGGACTGCTATCCGGAAGTGCCGGCCGTGCTCAAGGCGCTCAAGGCATCGGGGGCGAAATTGGCGATCCTGTCCAACGGCTCGCCCGAAATGCTGGAAGCAGCAGTCAAGTCCGCAGCACTCGACCAGGTTCTGGACGACATCTATTCCGTCGACAGCGTCAAACGCTTCAAGACCGACCCCTCGGTCTACGACTTGGTCACCACGGGCTGGCGCCTTTATCCAGGCGCGGTGTCGTTCCAGTCGTCCAACCGCTGGGATATCGCCGGCGCCGCCAAATTCGGCTTCCGGACAGTCTGGATCAACCGCTCCAACCAGCCTGAGGAGTATCGGGATTTTCCACCGGCCCTGATCCTGCCGTCGCTCGAAGGCCTGCTGACCGGTGGCTGA